In Paractinoplanes brasiliensis, the following proteins share a genomic window:
- a CDS encoding GAF domain-containing protein has protein sequence MTNSNPVSSNAYEYLDNVGPEEQARLEAVRRYRLVDQPVEDAYDRIAFVAGAIFDTPIATVSLVEQDRVWLAACQGLTGVREVGKEPGLCASVIAQDDVYVINNAATDPRTLEHPLVRGDLGLRFYAAAPIRTHDGYRLGTVNVIDNRPREATPRQLQALEHLASMVSDELELRLMVIRSAAAEQRMRETVS, from the coding sequence ATGACCAACAGCAATCCCGTGTCGTCGAACGCCTACGAATACCTGGACAACGTCGGTCCGGAGGAGCAGGCGCGACTCGAGGCCGTCCGCCGTTACCGCCTGGTCGACCAGCCGGTCGAGGACGCGTACGACCGGATCGCTTTCGTGGCCGGCGCCATCTTCGACACCCCGATCGCGACGGTTTCGCTGGTCGAGCAGGACAGAGTGTGGCTGGCCGCGTGTCAGGGCCTGACCGGCGTCCGCGAGGTGGGCAAGGAACCGGGGCTGTGCGCGTCGGTCATCGCCCAGGACGACGTGTACGTGATCAACAACGCCGCCACCGACCCCCGTACGCTGGAACACCCGCTCGTCCGTGGGGACCTGGGCCTGCGCTTCTACGCCGCCGCGCCGATCCGCACCCACGACGGGTACCGCCTCGGCACCGTCAACGTGATCGACAACCGCCCCCGCGAGGCGACGCCGCGGCAGCTGCAGGCCCTGGAGCACCTGGCCTCGATGGTCTCCGACGAGCTCGAGCTGCGCCTCATGGTCATCCGCAGCGCGGCGGCCGAGCAGCGGATGCGCGAGACGGTCAGCTGA
- a CDS encoding PfkB family carbohydrate kinase codes for MTAPTAAVIGQLARDLVLTVDRLPEPGSSAPAGERREQLGGKGANQAVALAQLGVRPFLIAVAGDDTIGDVLLGEAVRDGIDVRGVVRRRGRLTGVIVEILEPGGSYRYIEHLPQPVQLTEADVLRTRDTITRCDAVLVQLQQPAEATLTAARIGHEAGRLVVLDGEIKDKTLLPYADVVRADEKEAGDAGEELLDHGPKLIALARPDGNLFLWKGGRLKLPLEDAEVVDTTGGGDSFVAALTASLLAGEPYEVAARKATAASGSTVQHVGGRPELHR; via the coding sequence GTGACAGCACCCACCGCCGCCGTGATCGGCCAACTCGCCCGTGACCTGGTTCTCACCGTCGATCGGCTGCCCGAGCCCGGCAGTTCGGCCCCCGCCGGCGAGCGCCGCGAGCAACTGGGCGGCAAGGGCGCGAACCAGGCGGTCGCCCTCGCCCAACTCGGGGTGCGCCCGTTTCTGATCGCGGTGGCCGGCGACGACACGATCGGTGACGTCCTGCTCGGCGAGGCGGTCCGCGACGGCATCGACGTACGCGGGGTGGTGCGCCGTCGTGGCCGGCTGACCGGGGTGATCGTCGAGATCCTCGAACCCGGCGGCTCCTACCGATACATCGAGCACCTGCCGCAGCCCGTCCAGCTCACCGAGGCCGACGTGCTGCGGACGCGCGACACCATCACTCGATGTGACGCCGTGCTCGTGCAGCTACAGCAACCGGCGGAGGCGACGCTGACAGCGGCCCGTATCGGTCACGAGGCCGGCCGGCTCGTCGTGCTCGACGGCGAGATCAAGGACAAGACCCTTCTCCCGTACGCCGATGTGGTGCGCGCCGACGAGAAGGAAGCCGGCGACGCCGGGGAGGAACTGCTGGACCACGGCCCGAAACTGATCGCGCTGGCCCGGCCGGACGGCAACCTGTTCCTCTGGAAAGGCGGCCGGTTGAAGCTCCCGCTCGAGGACGCCGAGGTGGTCGACACCACCGGCGGCGGGGACTCGTTCGTGGCCGCGCTCACCGCATCGCTGCTGGCCGGGGAGCCGTACGAGGTGGCGGCGCGCAAGGCCACCGCCGCGTCCGGGTCCACGGTTCAGCACGTCGGCGGCCGTCCGGAGCTCCACCGATGA
- a CDS encoding glycoside hydrolase family 65 protein has translation MSRIAPAEPWVVREIGLPEGEGAMRQAESLFALANGHIGLRGNLDEPEPRGMPGTYLNSLFEERDLTYPEAGFAFPERTETIVNAPNGKPITLTVGGEPFDVRTGELRRHERVLDLRAGTLTREVEWVSPRGVEMRLRSVRVVSFQRPSVAAIRYSVEADAELRVDSDLVVNEEQPPADDDPRASAVIRDPFEPVFHDRDLLVHRTRRSGITVAVAVTHVGADGELVTGPDRIRWTATAPGSITFDKIFAYGWDGLDQRDNARAERDAAARAGFDELLAEQRQYLDDFWAYADVEMDGDDQVQQGTRFGLFHVLQAGAQAGPHPIPSKGLTGNGYDGHTLWDNESYVLPVLTYTHPACVGQALRWRHSTLDHARERARELKLDGAAFPWRTISGPECSGYWPAGTAALHINADIADAVLRYHAATGDDEFMREAGDELIAETARLWRKVSYFDEEGVAHIAGVTGPDEYTALMDDNVFTNLMARRNLRAAALDEVSEHIADRLAVPYDERRGVHEQAAGFTRLDEWKSFAGEDYPLMLHHHYLNLYRKQVVKQADLVLAMAMCGDEFTPEEKRRNFEYYEARTVRDSSLSAPVQAVLAAELGHLSLAYAYLTEAALLDLRAGGESGGDGLHIAACAGSWIAVVMGFGGLRDTGGTLSLSPRIPPRLTRLQFRLRWRGTGLRVTVTPETVTYQADGPISFQHYGEDVTLNDGEVSFKLDPIEDLPAPPTPRPPGEVE, from the coding sequence ATGAGCCGGATCGCGCCGGCCGAGCCGTGGGTCGTACGGGAAATCGGCCTGCCCGAGGGCGAGGGGGCGATGCGCCAGGCGGAATCGCTGTTCGCGCTGGCCAACGGGCACATCGGGCTGCGCGGCAACCTCGACGAGCCGGAACCGCGCGGGATGCCGGGCACCTACCTGAACTCGCTGTTCGAGGAGCGTGACCTGACCTACCCGGAGGCCGGGTTCGCGTTCCCCGAGCGTACGGAAACGATCGTCAACGCCCCGAACGGAAAGCCCATCACGCTGACCGTCGGCGGCGAGCCGTTCGACGTACGGACCGGGGAGTTGCGCCGGCACGAGCGGGTGCTCGATCTGCGCGCGGGCACGCTCACCCGCGAGGTCGAGTGGGTGTCACCCCGCGGCGTCGAGATGCGGTTACGAAGCGTACGGGTGGTGTCGTTCCAACGACCGTCGGTGGCCGCGATCCGCTACTCGGTGGAGGCGGACGCTGAACTGCGGGTCGACTCCGATCTGGTCGTCAACGAGGAGCAGCCGCCGGCCGACGACGACCCGCGGGCCAGCGCCGTGATCCGCGACCCGTTCGAGCCCGTCTTCCACGACCGTGACCTGCTCGTGCACCGCACCCGCCGCAGCGGCATCACGGTCGCCGTGGCCGTGACCCACGTGGGCGCCGACGGCGAGCTGGTCACCGGCCCCGATCGCATCCGCTGGACGGCCACGGCACCCGGCTCGATCACGTTCGACAAGATTTTCGCGTACGGGTGGGACGGGCTCGACCAGCGCGACAACGCGCGCGCCGAAAGGGACGCGGCCGCGCGCGCCGGTTTCGACGAGCTGCTGGCCGAGCAACGCCAATACCTGGACGACTTCTGGGCGTACGCGGACGTCGAGATGGACGGCGACGACCAGGTGCAGCAGGGAACGCGATTCGGCTTGTTCCACGTGCTGCAGGCGGGGGCCCAGGCCGGGCCGCACCCGATCCCGTCGAAAGGGCTCACGGGCAACGGGTACGACGGGCACACGCTCTGGGACAACGAGTCGTACGTGCTGCCGGTGCTCACCTACACGCACCCGGCGTGCGTCGGGCAGGCGCTGCGCTGGCGGCACAGCACGCTCGACCACGCCCGTGAACGGGCGCGGGAGCTCAAGCTCGACGGCGCGGCGTTCCCGTGGCGCACGATCAGCGGGCCGGAATGCTCGGGGTACTGGCCGGCCGGGACGGCGGCGCTGCACATCAACGCCGACATCGCCGACGCGGTGCTGCGCTACCACGCGGCCACCGGCGACGACGAGTTCATGCGCGAGGCCGGGGACGAGCTGATCGCGGAGACCGCGCGGCTGTGGCGGAAAGTGTCCTACTTCGACGAGGAGGGCGTCGCGCACATCGCCGGGGTGACCGGGCCGGACGAGTACACGGCGCTGATGGACGACAACGTCTTCACCAACCTGATGGCCCGGCGGAACCTGCGCGCGGCGGCGCTCGACGAGGTGTCCGAGCACATCGCCGACCGGCTGGCGGTGCCGTACGACGAACGCCGGGGCGTGCACGAACAGGCGGCCGGATTCACACGGCTCGACGAGTGGAAGTCGTTCGCCGGCGAGGACTACCCGCTGATGCTGCACCACCACTACCTCAACCTGTACCGCAAACAGGTGGTCAAGCAGGCCGACCTGGTGCTCGCGATGGCGATGTGCGGCGACGAGTTCACGCCCGAGGAGAAGCGCCGCAACTTCGAGTACTACGAGGCCCGTACGGTGCGGGACTCCTCACTGTCGGCGCCGGTGCAGGCCGTGCTCGCGGCCGAGCTGGGTCACCTCTCGCTGGCGTACGCCTACCTGACCGAGGCGGCGCTGCTCGACCTGCGCGCGGGCGGCGAGTCCGGCGGCGACGGCCTGCACATCGCGGCCTGCGCCGGGTCGTGGATCGCGGTCGTGATGGGCTTCGGCGGGCTGCGCGACACGGGCGGGACGTTGTCGCTCTCGCCGCGCATCCCGCCCCGGCTGACCCGGCTGCAGTTCCGGCTGCGTTGGCGGGGAACCGGGCTGCGCGTCACGGTGACCCCCGAGACGGTGACCTATCAGGCCGACGGGCCGATCAGCTTCCAGCACTATGGTGAGGACGTGACACTGAACGACGGCGAGGTCTCGTTCAAACTCGACCCCATCGAGGATCTGCCGGCGCCGCCGACCCCACGCCCGCCCGGTGAGGTCGAATGA
- a CDS encoding DUF1697 domain-containing protein, with amino-acid sequence MTVWVALLRAVNLGARNKVPMAALRVALEKAGLPGARTLLQSGNVVVESELDVGPIIHSVLRDEFDVDQPVVVRSRDRLAEIVAANPFPAAARERPTLLRVTFLVDHPSAERVRPVEEHDDVRVLGREVYIDYRDRVHGNPVNTAMASRRLGLHGTERNWATVLKLAELATLL; translated from the coding sequence ATGACGGTCTGGGTGGCACTGCTGCGCGCGGTCAACCTGGGTGCGCGCAACAAGGTGCCGATGGCTGCTCTGCGCGTCGCGCTGGAGAAGGCGGGCCTGCCCGGCGCGCGCACGCTGCTGCAGAGCGGCAACGTGGTGGTGGAGTCGGAGCTCGACGTGGGCCCGATCATCCACTCGGTGCTGCGCGACGAGTTCGATGTCGACCAGCCGGTGGTGGTTCGCAGCCGCGACCGCCTGGCCGAGATCGTCGCCGCCAACCCCTTTCCGGCGGCCGCCCGCGAGCGCCCAACGTTGCTGCGGGTGACGTTCCTGGTCGACCATCCGTCCGCTGAGCGGGTGCGGCCGGTCGAAGAGCACGACGACGTGCGGGTGCTGGGGCGCGAGGTCTACATCGACTACCGCGACCGGGTGCACGGCAACCCGGTGAACACGGCCATGGCTTCGCGGCGGCTGGGCTTGCACGGCACCGAACGCAACTGGGCGACCGTGCTCAAACTCGCCGAGCTCGCCACGCTGCTCTGA
- the bioD gene encoding dethiobiotin synthase translates to MAAQAPTSAQPAPRRPAPGEWRGIVLVTGTDTDVGKTIVTAAVAAAAQASGLRVAVIKPGQTGINTGAPTDIDVITRLAAPDTTRTLAEYPEPMAPLAAATVAQLPPLELYEVVDAIRAEADKHDLVLVEGAGGLLVPMGVRPSGESWTVADLATTLGLSTIVVARAGLGTLNHTALTLEALARRGVPAGVVIGAWPADPDLVHWANLSELVPHLIGALPEGAGAMDPGVFRRSAPGWLTPGLYGDLENWRVWAEESGDGHH, encoded by the coding sequence CTGGCCGCCCAGGCCCCCACCAGCGCGCAACCCGCCCCGCGACGCCCGGCCCCGGGCGAGTGGCGTGGCATCGTGCTGGTCACCGGCACCGACACCGACGTCGGCAAGACGATCGTCACCGCCGCCGTCGCCGCCGCGGCTCAGGCCTCCGGTCTGCGGGTGGCCGTGATCAAGCCGGGCCAGACCGGCATCAACACCGGCGCGCCGACCGACATCGACGTCATCACCCGCCTGGCCGCGCCCGACACCACCCGCACCCTGGCCGAATACCCCGAGCCGATGGCCCCGCTGGCCGCCGCCACGGTCGCCCAGCTGCCGCCGCTCGAGCTGTACGAGGTGGTCGACGCCATCCGGGCCGAGGCCGACAAGCACGACCTGGTCCTTGTCGAAGGCGCCGGCGGACTGCTGGTCCCGATGGGGGTCCGCCCGTCCGGCGAGTCCTGGACGGTGGCCGACCTGGCCACCACGCTCGGGCTGAGCACCATCGTCGTGGCCCGCGCCGGCCTCGGCACCCTCAACCACACCGCCCTCACCTTGGAGGCCCTGGCCCGCCGCGGTGTCCCGGCCGGCGTGGTCATCGGCGCCTGGCCCGCCGACCCCGACCTGGTCCACTGGGCCAACCTGAGCGAGCTGGTCCCCCACCTGATCGGCGCCCTGCCCGAGGGCGCCGGCGCGATGGACCCGGGCGTCTTCCGCCGCTCGGCCCCCGGCTGGCTGACCCCCGGCCTCTACGGCGACCTGGAGAACTGGCGAGTCTGGGCCGAGGAATCCGGCGACGGCCACCACTGA
- a CDS encoding 8-amino-7-oxononanoate synthase, whose amino-acid sequence MTGWLDALESLASSRAKAGLTRRLRPRSPGDPVVDLAGNDYLGLAAHPAVIEASAQSLRAYGLGATGSRLVRGSAAAHAELESELAAWLGAESALVFSSGYLANLAAVRSLTAVCDLIVSDAYNHASLIDGCKISGVRTVVAPHNSPAAVAALLDAHPGRALVVTESVFSVDGDLAPLAELHAVTSARGALLLVDDAHALGLLGPSGAGGVSAAGLAGHSDVVVTATLSKSLGGAGGVVAGPAQFTRHLIDTGRTFIYDTALPPAVAAGVHEALRLARSADDRRSVLASRAAQTVSRLSAAGFEVSPPVAGVLSVLAPGPEAALAWAEDCRDRGVAVGCFRPPSTPDGSSRLRLTLNAGVSDADFARALDVIVECSP is encoded by the coding sequence TTGACGGGCTGGTTGGACGCCCTGGAAAGCCTGGCCTCGAGCAGGGCCAAGGCGGGGCTGACCCGTCGGCTCCGGCCGAGGTCACCCGGTGACCCGGTCGTCGATCTGGCCGGCAACGACTATCTCGGCCTGGCCGCCCATCCCGCGGTGATCGAGGCTTCGGCTCAGAGCCTGCGGGCGTACGGGCTGGGAGCCACCGGCTCGCGCCTGGTCCGCGGTTCCGCGGCGGCCCACGCCGAGCTGGAGTCCGAGCTGGCCGCCTGGCTGGGTGCGGAGTCGGCGCTGGTGTTCTCGTCCGGCTACCTGGCCAACCTGGCCGCCGTGCGCAGCCTCACAGCCGTGTGTGACCTGATCGTCTCCGACGCCTACAACCACGCCTCACTGATCGACGGCTGCAAGATCTCCGGCGTACGCACGGTGGTCGCGCCCCACAACTCGCCGGCGGCCGTGGCGGCGCTGCTCGACGCGCATCCCGGCCGAGCCCTGGTCGTGACGGAGTCGGTGTTCTCGGTCGACGGAGACCTGGCCCCGCTCGCCGAGCTGCACGCGGTGACCTCGGCCCGGGGCGCCCTGCTGCTGGTCGACGACGCCCACGCGCTCGGCCTGCTCGGCCCTTCGGGCGCCGGCGGGGTGTCCGCGGCCGGCCTGGCGGGCCACTCCGATGTGGTCGTCACCGCCACGCTCTCGAAATCCCTGGGCGGCGCGGGCGGCGTGGTCGCCGGCCCCGCCCAGTTCACACGGCACCTCATCGACACCGGTCGCACGTTCATCTACGACACCGCCCTGCCGCCCGCCGTGGCCGCCGGCGTCCACGAGGCGCTGCGCCTGGCCCGGTCCGCCGACGACCGCCGCTCGGTGCTCGCGTCCCGGGCCGCCCAGACGGTGTCCCGGTTGAGCGCGGCCGGTTTCGAGGTCTCCCCGCCCGTTGCCGGCGTGCTCTCCGTCCTGGCTCCCGGCCCCGAGGCCGCCCTGGCCTGGGCCGAGGACTGCCGCGACCGCGGCGTGGCGGTCGGCTGCTTCCGCCCGCCGTCCACCCCCGACGGCAGCTCCCGGCTGCGCCTGACCCTCAACGCCGGGGTGTCCGACGCCGATTTCGCCCGCGCCCTGGACGTCATCGTGGAGTGCTCACCGTGA